In Pseudomonas fakonensis, one DNA window encodes the following:
- the mdcA gene encoding malonate decarboxylase subunit alpha, whose product MTTMKNPPPQWSRRRAEKQRRLERVRHLADGVVLPTERIVEALELLLAPGDRVVLEGNNQKQADFLSRSLAKVDPARLHDLHMILPSVSRAEHLDLFERGIARKLDFSFAGPQSLRIGQLLEDGLLEVGAIHTYIELYSRLLVDLIPNVTLVAGFMADRDGNLYTGPSTEDTPALVEPAAFSDGIVIAQVNQLVERVEDLPRVDIPASWVDFVVVADQPFYIEPLFTRDPRHIKPVHVLMAMMAIRGIYEKHQVQSLNHGIGFNTAAIELILPTYGESLGLKGKICRNWTLNPHPTLIPAIETGWVHSVHCFGTELGMEDYIAQRPDVFFTGRDGSLRSNRMMCQLAGQYAVDLFIGATLQVDGDGHSSTVTRGRLAGFGGAPNMGHDPRGRRHATPAWLDMTVPDTLLERGRKLVVQMVETYQEGGKPTFVDTLDAVEVAKKAGMPLAPVMIYGDDVTHLLTEEGIAYLYKARSLEERRQMIAAVAGVTAIGLRHDPADTQRLRREGLVALPEDLGIRRTDASRELLAARSIAELVEWSGGLYNPPARFRSW is encoded by the coding sequence ATGACAACAATGAAGAATCCACCGCCGCAATGGTCGCGCCGGCGCGCCGAAAAACAGCGCCGCCTCGAGCGCGTACGCCACCTGGCCGATGGCGTGGTGCTGCCCACCGAGCGTATCGTCGAGGCCCTGGAGCTGCTGCTGGCCCCGGGCGACCGGGTGGTACTGGAGGGCAACAACCAGAAGCAGGCCGATTTTCTCTCCCGTTCGCTGGCCAAGGTCGACCCGGCGCGGCTGCACGATTTGCACATGATCCTGCCCAGCGTCAGCCGCGCCGAGCACCTGGACCTGTTCGAACGCGGCATCGCCCGTAAGCTCGACTTCAGCTTCGCCGGGCCGCAGAGCCTGCGCATCGGCCAGTTGCTCGAAGACGGCCTGCTGGAAGTGGGCGCCATTCACACCTATATCGAGCTGTATTCCCGCCTGTTGGTGGACCTGATCCCCAACGTCACCCTGGTGGCCGGCTTCATGGCCGACCGCGACGGCAACCTGTACACCGGCCCCAGCACCGAGGACACCCCGGCGCTGGTGGAGCCGGCGGCGTTCAGCGACGGCATCGTCATCGCCCAGGTGAACCAGCTGGTGGAGCGGGTGGAGGACTTGCCGCGGGTGGACATTCCGGCGTCCTGGGTGGACTTCGTGGTGGTCGCCGACCAGCCGTTCTACATCGAGCCGTTGTTCACCCGCGACCCGCGCCACATCAAGCCGGTGCACGTGCTGATGGCGATGATGGCGATCCGCGGCATCTACGAAAAGCACCAGGTGCAGTCGCTGAACCACGGCATCGGCTTCAATACCGCCGCCATCGAGCTGATTTTGCCCACCTACGGCGAGTCCCTGGGCCTGAAGGGCAAGATCTGCCGCAACTGGACGCTGAACCCGCACCCCACCCTGATACCGGCCATCGAGACCGGCTGGGTGCACAGCGTGCATTGCTTCGGCACCGAGCTTGGCATGGAGGACTACATCGCCCAGCGCCCGGATGTGTTCTTCACCGGGCGTGATGGTTCGCTGCGCTCCAACCGCATGATGTGCCAGCTGGCCGGCCAGTACGCGGTGGACCTGTTCATCGGCGCCACCCTGCAGGTGGACGGCGACGGCCATTCCTCCACCGTGACCCGTGGCCGCCTGGCAGGCTTTGGCGGCGCGCCGAACATGGGCCACGACCCGCGCGGCCGGCGCCATGCCACCCCGGCCTGGCTCGACATGACCGTGCCCGACACCCTGCTGGAGCGGGGTCGCAAGCTGGTGGTGCAGATGGTCGAAACCTACCAGGAGGGCGGCAAGCCCACCTTCGTCGACACCCTGGATGCCGTCGAGGTGGCGAAAAAAGCCGGCATGCCCCTGGCCCCGGTGATGATCTACGGCGACGACGTCACCCACTTGCTCACCGAAGAAGGCATCGCCTACCTGTACAAGGCGCGCAGCCTGGAAGAGCGTCGGCAGATGATCGCCGCCGTGGCCGGGGTGACCGCCATCGGCCTGCGCCATGACCCTGCCGACACCCAGCGCCTGCGCCGCGAGGGCCTGGTTGCCTTGCCCGAGGACTTAGGCATTCGTCGCACCGACGCCAGCCGCGAACTGCTCGCCGCGCGCAGCATCGCCGAGCTGGTGGAGTGGTCCGGCGGGCTCTACAACCCGCCTGCACGGTTCAGGAGCTGGTAA
- a CDS encoding malonate decarboxylase subunit delta has protein sequence MQTLNFQYPAQAPGRGRTLVGCVSSGDLEVLIEPGTQGSLQIQVVTSVNGSEARWAQLFERLFAGRALPALNIDIHDFGATPGVVRLRLEQGFEEIGHD, from the coding sequence ATGCAAACCCTGAACTTTCAATACCCTGCGCAAGCGCCCGGGCGCGGCCGCACGTTGGTGGGCTGCGTCAGCTCCGGCGACCTCGAAGTGCTGATCGAACCCGGCACCCAGGGCAGCCTGCAGATTCAGGTGGTGACCTCGGTCAACGGCAGCGAAGCCCGCTGGGCGCAGCTGTTCGAGCGCCTGTTCGCCGGCCGCGCGCTGCCGGCGCTGAACATCGACATCCATGATTTCGGCGCCACCCCGGGCGTGGTGCGCCTGCGCCTGGAACAAGGCTTCGAGGAGATCGGCCATGACTGA
- the mdcH gene encoding malonate decarboxylase subunit epsilon, with translation MSSLFAFPGQGAQQPGMLHALPAGAECLLEEASDTLGEAVLALDTADALQGTRAVQLCLLLAGVAWARWLLQRSPAPDYVAGLSIGAYPAAVVADALDFADAVRLVALRGELMQRAYPQGYGMTALSGLDLAGVEQLLAEVPGEAFVANLNSDNQIVIAGSDSAMAEVARRAQGRGVARRLAISVPSHCRLLNGAAAELAAAFEPVQLRRPGITWLSGTRARPVHDPVQLKDDLAWNMARVVDWRGLLRTAFERGVRLQVELPPGSVLSGLARPVLEQGRVVALESTRADTVDALLRREVQRRH, from the coding sequence ATGAGCAGCCTGTTCGCTTTCCCGGGCCAGGGCGCGCAGCAGCCGGGCATGCTGCATGCCTTGCCGGCGGGCGCTGAATGCCTGCTGGAGGAGGCCAGCGATACCTTGGGTGAAGCGGTGCTGGCTTTGGACACTGCAGATGCCTTGCAGGGCACCCGCGCGGTGCAACTGTGCCTGCTGCTGGCGGGGGTGGCCTGGGCGCGCTGGCTGTTGCAACGCAGCCCGGCGCCGGATTATGTCGCCGGCTTGTCCATCGGCGCCTACCCGGCTGCGGTGGTGGCCGATGCCCTGGACTTCGCCGATGCCGTGCGCCTGGTGGCCCTGCGGGGCGAACTGATGCAGCGCGCCTATCCGCAGGGTTATGGCATGACTGCCTTGAGCGGCCTTGACCTGGCGGGCGTCGAGCAACTGCTGGCCGAGGTGCCGGGCGAGGCCTTTGTGGCCAATTTGAACAGCGACAACCAGATCGTCATCGCCGGCAGCGACAGCGCCATGGCCGAGGTCGCACGCCGTGCCCAGGGCCGGGGCGTGGCCCGCAGGCTGGCGATCAGCGTGCCGTCCCATTGCAGGTTGCTCAATGGCGCCGCCGCAGAGCTTGCGGCTGCATTCGAGCCGGTGCAACTGCGCCGGCCGGGTATCACCTGGCTGAGCGGCACCCGCGCGCGGCCAGTGCATGACCCGGTGCAATTGAAGGATGACCTGGCCTGGAACATGGCCCGGGTGGTGGACTGGCGCGGGCTGCTGCGTACCGCCTTCGAGCGCGGCGTGCGCCTGCAAGTGGAGCTGCCACCAGGCAGCGTGCTCAGCGGCCTGGCCCGCCCGGTGCTGGAACAGGGCAGGGTAGTGGCCCTGGAAAGCACCCGGGCCGATACAGTGGACGCCTTGCTGCGTCGGGAGGTGCAGCGCAGGCATTGA
- a CDS encoding malonate decarboxylase holo-ACP synthase codes for MSAPRAHDLLWGMTPQMLADDAPQWAAQVLAAGQPVVVRRARCRDGWVAVGVRGQGRAQRWGGVMREVDIQWQMSPEDLLGGCFAPQSRHKAAPTGANAASGHALTLWEQLSCSIFKSRLDSCGKRPCVAIGLQSSPGGLASCTDSKPALDALASIIPVLATTGLHWGPTGGVGYHLATGLDVLHAGSDLDVLLRTPTPFTRQAARNLLDILDCAPCRIDLQLETPAGAIALREWAGPANRVLLKSASGARLVSDPWSALECAA; via the coding sequence ATGAGCGCCCCGCGAGCCCACGACCTGCTGTGGGGGATGACCCCGCAGATGCTGGCCGACGATGCGCCGCAGTGGGCTGCGCAGGTGCTGGCTGCCGGCCAGCCGGTGGTGGTGCGCCGTGCCCGGTGCCGTGATGGCTGGGTGGCGGTCGGGGTGCGCGGGCAGGGGCGGGCGCAGCGTTGGGGTGGGGTTATGCGAGAGGTGGATATTCAGTGGCAGATGAGCCCCGAAGACCTGCTGGGAGGGTGCTTTGCGCCCCAATCGCGACACAAGGCTGCTCCCACAGGGGCGAATGCTGCCTCAGGTCATGCACTTACCCTGTGGGAGCAACTGTCTTGCTCAATTTTTAAAAGCCGACTCGATTCTTGTGGGAAGCGGCCTTGTGTCGCGATTGGGCTGCAAAGCAGCCCCGGCGGTCTCGCGTCGTGCACTGATTCGAAGCCTGCGCTCGATGCGCTCGCTTCAATCATCCCGGTACTGGCCACCACCGGCCTGCACTGGGGGCCCACCGGAGGCGTTGGCTACCACTTGGCCACAGGCCTCGATGTACTGCACGCAGGCAGCGACCTGGATGTGTTGCTGCGCACCCCAACCCCGTTCACCCGCCAGGCCGCCAGGAACCTGCTGGACATCCTCGACTGCGCGCCATGCCGTATCGACCTGCAACTGGAAACCCCGGCCGGCGCCATCGCCCTGCGCGAATGGGCCGGCCCGGCTAACCGGGTACTGCTCAAGTCAGCCAGCGGAGCACGCCTGGTCAGCGACCCGTGGTCAGCGCTGGAGTGCGCAGCATGA
- the mdcE gene encoding biotin-independent malonate decarboxylase subunit gamma, with the protein MNRALNWLPGLAGGEPLAGYPASLQVVDGELDNRLARFIAVVPDGHNPFPRARAGEVGLLEGWGLAKAVSEAVEADRNSEKRAIVALIDVPSQAYGRREEALGIHQALAGAVEAYAQARLAGHPVIGLLVGKAMSGAFLAHGYQAQRLIALDDSGVMVHAMGKAAAARITLRSVEALEALAAEVPPMAYDLHSYASLGLLWKRLSVANAERPEAADIAAVRACLADAVRDIGQSSDLASRLGGEHRQASRQVRERLRNQWQEA; encoded by the coding sequence ATGAACCGTGCCTTGAACTGGCTGCCGGGCCTGGCCGGCGGTGAACCGCTGGCGGGTTACCCGGCCTCGCTGCAAGTGGTTGATGGTGAGCTGGACAACCGCCTGGCGCGCTTCATCGCCGTGGTGCCCGATGGGCACAATCCGTTCCCCAGGGCCCGCGCAGGCGAAGTCGGCCTGCTCGAAGGCTGGGGCCTGGCCAAGGCAGTCAGCGAGGCAGTGGAAGCGGATCGCAACAGCGAAAAGCGCGCCATCGTCGCGCTGATCGACGTGCCCAGCCAGGCCTATGGCCGCCGTGAGGAGGCGCTGGGTATTCACCAGGCCCTGGCCGGCGCGGTCGAGGCCTATGCCCAGGCGCGCCTGGCCGGGCACCCGGTGATCGGTTTGCTGGTGGGCAAGGCCATGTCCGGGGCGTTTCTGGCCCATGGCTATCAGGCGCAGCGCCTGATCGCGCTGGATGACAGCGGCGTGATGGTGCATGCCATGGGCAAGGCCGCCGCAGCGCGCATTACCTTGCGCAGTGTCGAAGCGCTGGAGGCGCTGGCCGCCGAGGTGCCGCCGATGGCCTACGACCTGCACAGCTATGCCTCGCTGGGGTTGCTGTGGAAGCGCTTGAGCGTGGCTAATGCCGAGCGGCCAGAGGCTGCGGACATTGCGGCGGTACGGGCTTGCCTGGCCGATGCGGTGCGCGATATCGGCCAGTCCAGCGACCTGGCCTCGCGCCTGGGCGGCGAGCACCGCCAGGCCTCGCGCCAGGTGCGCGAGCGCCTGCGCAACCAGTGGCAGGAGGCCTGA
- the macA gene encoding macrolide transporter subunit MacA produces the protein MDKSRTRKIGLGVAVALVAGVALYAIQAPAKPPQYITATVERGDIENAVLATGVLEGIRQVDVGAQVSGQLRSLKVKLGDKVQKGQWLAEIDPLVLRNTLRQAEVDEEKLRAERRSTEAQLQQARRVYERYKALQSDESVSRQDYENAESQYQVQLATLRSLDAQIKSAQVQVDTAKVNLDYTRINAPIDGDVVGIVTQEGQTVIAQQLAPIILKLADLDTMTVKAQVSEADVIHISPGQQVYFTILGEDKRYYATLRGTEPAPQDYLETTDKTGASSTRQNNAVFYNALFEVPNPEHRLRIAMTAQVRIVRDTAQAVLMVPVAALGARNEDGSYRVRVLDAKGQAQARDVQAGINNNVKVEVKAGLAEGDRVVIGEPVGDLAGA, from the coding sequence ATGGACAAGAGCAGAACGCGCAAGATCGGCCTCGGCGTTGCCGTGGCCCTGGTGGCGGGCGTGGCGTTGTATGCCATCCAGGCGCCGGCCAAGCCGCCGCAGTACATCACCGCGACGGTGGAGCGTGGTGATATCGAAAACGCCGTGCTGGCCACCGGGGTGCTCGAAGGCATCCGCCAGGTAGATGTCGGCGCCCAGGTATCCGGGCAGTTGCGCTCGCTGAAGGTCAAGCTCGGCGACAAGGTGCAAAAAGGCCAGTGGCTGGCCGAGATCGACCCGCTGGTGCTGCGCAACACCCTGCGCCAGGCCGAGGTGGACGAAGAAAAACTGCGCGCCGAGCGGCGCTCCACCGAGGCGCAGTTGCAGCAGGCGCGGCGGGTGTACGAGCGCTACAAGGCGCTGCAGAGCGACGAGTCGGTGTCGCGCCAGGACTACGAGAACGCAGAGTCCCAGTACCAGGTGCAACTGGCCACCCTGCGCTCACTCGATGCGCAGATCAAGAGCGCCCAGGTGCAGGTGGACACGGCCAAGGTCAACCTCGACTACACCCGCATCAATGCGCCGATCGACGGCGATGTGGTGGGCATCGTCACCCAGGAGGGGCAAACCGTGATCGCCCAGCAACTGGCGCCGATCATCCTCAAGCTGGCCGACCTCGACACCATGACGGTCAAGGCCCAGGTGTCGGAGGCCGACGTGATTCACATCAGCCCCGGCCAGCAGGTGTACTTCACCATCCTCGGTGAGGACAAACGCTACTACGCCACCCTGCGCGGCACGGAGCCGGCGCCCCAGGACTACCTGGAAACCACCGACAAGACCGGCGCCAGCAGCACCCGGCAGAACAACGCGGTGTTCTACAACGCGCTGTTCGAGGTGCCCAACCCCGAGCACCGTTTGCGCATTGCCATGACCGCCCAGGTGCGCATCGTGCGCGATACCGCCCAGGCCGTGCTGATGGTGCCGGTGGCCGCCCTGGGGGCGCGCAACGAGGACGGCAGCTACCGGGTGCGGGTGCTCGATGCCAAGGGCCAGGCTCAGGCGCGCGACGTGCAGGCGGGCATCAACAACAACGTCAAGGTGGAGGTCAAGGCGGGCCTGGCCGAAGGCGACCGGGTGGTGATCGGCGAGCCGGTCGGCGACCTGGCGGGGGCCTGA
- a CDS encoding helix-turn-helix transcriptional regulator — MPPHLPFPQIGKAIASTGSQQFPRRLHDLIRTQLTVDATHISQSRIASGEGDAPLLCETVLSHPAITLGDPARLQMARSNNGYHYQITVLRAAQGDAFTLSERHLLEDISPLLLPMLEKHGDALHPAPPAVGESLPARFLERLQQSGLSLSERERQVCLGLLAGHTAPQQAELLALKVNTVESYLRRAAIKLGISGRHSLMRWMYGAQVPARHH, encoded by the coding sequence ATGCCCCCACACCTGCCCTTTCCCCAGATCGGCAAAGCCATCGCCAGCACCGGCAGCCAGCAGTTCCCGCGCCGGCTACACGACCTGATCCGCACCCAGCTGACGGTCGATGCCACGCATATCAGCCAGTCGCGCATTGCCTCTGGCGAAGGCGACGCACCGCTGTTGTGCGAAACCGTGCTGTCGCACCCGGCCATCACCCTGGGCGACCCGGCGCGCCTGCAAATGGCCCGCAGCAACAATGGCTACCACTACCAGATCACCGTGCTGCGCGCCGCCCAGGGCGATGCCTTCACCTTGTCCGAACGGCACTTGCTGGAGGACATCTCGCCGCTGCTGCTGCCGATGCTGGAGAAACATGGCGATGCCCTGCACCCGGCGCCGCCGGCGGTTGGCGAGTCATTGCCGGCGCGTTTTCTCGAGCGCTTGCAGCAAAGCGGGCTGAGCCTGTCCGAGCGCGAACGCCAGGTATGCCTGGGCCTGCTGGCCGGGCACACCGCGCCGCAGCAGGCCGAGCTGCTGGCGTTGAAGGTCAATACGGTGGAAAGCTACCTGCGTCGCGCGGCGATCAAGCTGGGCATCAGCGGGCGGCATTCGCTGATGCGCTGGATGTACGGCGCCCAGGTGCCGGCGCGGCATCATTGA
- a CDS encoding biotin-independent malonate decarboxylase subunit beta: protein MTDTARLLHNRSFVELGARQRARALLDSGTFRELLGPFERLMSPWLARQGIVPQADDGVVIAKGRLAGRPCVVAAIEGGFQGGSMGEVGGAKIAGALELAVEDNRNGIPTCAVLLLETGGVRLQEANLGLAAIAEIQAAIVELRGYQPVIGVIAGAVGCFGGMSIAAGLCSHLLVTREARLGLNGPQVIEQEAGIEEYNAGDRPFIWSLTGGEQRHASGLVDGYVADDVESIRQQLLQLLDTPSANRAGQYARYLERLGSLGEDVTQLDGAAVRALYQGDVS from the coding sequence ATGACTGATACCGCCCGCCTGCTGCACAACCGCAGCTTCGTCGAACTGGGCGCCCGCCAGCGCGCCCGGGCGCTGCTGGACAGCGGCACCTTCCGTGAGCTGCTCGGCCCGTTCGAGCGCCTGATGTCACCTTGGCTGGCGCGCCAGGGCATCGTGCCCCAGGCCGATGACGGCGTGGTCATTGCCAAGGGCCGCCTGGCTGGCCGGCCCTGCGTGGTGGCTGCCATCGAGGGGGGCTTCCAGGGCGGCAGCATGGGCGAGGTGGGCGGGGCGAAGATCGCCGGCGCCCTGGAACTGGCGGTGGAGGACAACCGCAACGGCATCCCCACCTGTGCCGTGCTGCTGCTGGAGACCGGCGGCGTGCGTCTGCAGGAAGCCAACCTGGGGTTGGCGGCCATTGCCGAGATCCAGGCCGCCATCGTCGAGCTGCGCGGCTATCAGCCGGTAATCGGGGTGATTGCAGGCGCGGTCGGCTGCTTCGGTGGCATGTCCATCGCCGCCGGGCTGTGCAGCCACCTGCTGGTCACCCGCGAGGCGCGCCTGGGGCTCAATGGCCCGCAGGTGATCGAGCAGGAGGCGGGTATCGAGGAATACAACGCCGGCGACCGGCCCTTCATCTGGAGCCTGACCGGCGGCGAACAGCGCCATGCCAGCGGCCTGGTGGACGGCTATGTGGCCGACGATGTCGAGAGCATTCGCCAGCAATTGCTGCAGCTGCTTGATACGCCTTCGGCCAACCGCGCCGGGCAATACGCCCGTTACCTGGAGCGCCTCGGCAGTTTGGGCGAGGACGTCACGCAACTGGATGGCGCCGCCGTGCGAGCCCTTTACCAAGGAGATGTCTCATGA
- a CDS encoding triphosphoribosyl-dephospho-CoA synthase, which produces MKALDLKARAVPVGAGLPAIGPSAQTYSEGCRPGLIAGKPAPTGLALADHLADLAVEALLDEADLSPKPGLVDRRSSGAHHDMSLALMHASALALWPCFKHMAQAAQQHGAITPALRTDLGRIGREGEAAMLATTGGVNTHRGAIWALGLLVAARALGGQADARAVASRAGRIALLDDPASPAQHSHGSQVRQRHGVGGAREQAQLGFPAVIDHGLVQLHRSRAAGCSEPHARLDALLAIMATLGDTCVLWRAGTEGLQTVQQGARAVLAEGGSATLAGRRQLRRLDAQLLQLNASPGGAADLLAACLFLDAAGGL; this is translated from the coding sequence ATGAAAGCACTCGACCTGAAGGCCCGCGCGGTCCCTGTAGGAGCCGGCTTGCCGGCGATAGGGCCATCAGCACAAACCTACAGTGAAGGTTGCAGGCCTGGCCTCATCGCCGGCAAGCCGGCTCCTACAGGGCTTGCGCTGGCTGATCATCTTGCCGACCTGGCCGTAGAAGCCCTGCTCGACGAAGCCGACCTGTCGCCCAAACCGGGCCTGGTGGACCGGCGCAGCAGCGGCGCCCACCACGACATGAGCCTGGCCCTGATGCACGCCTCGGCCCTGGCCCTGTGGCCCTGTTTCAAGCACATGGCGCAAGCGGCGCAACAGCACGGCGCGATCACCCCGGCCCTGCGCACCGACCTGGGCCGCATCGGCCGCGAAGGCGAGGCCGCCATGCTTGCCACCACCGGCGGGGTGAATACCCACCGCGGCGCCATCTGGGCCTTGGGCCTGCTGGTGGCCGCCCGGGCCCTGGGCGGCCAAGCCGATGCCCGGGCCGTGGCCAGCCGCGCCGGGCGCATCGCGCTGCTCGACGACCCGGCCAGCCCGGCGCAGCACAGCCACGGCAGCCAGGTACGCCAGCGCCACGGCGTGGGCGGTGCGCGCGAGCAAGCCCAACTGGGCTTCCCGGCGGTCATCGACCACGGCCTTGTGCAACTGCACCGCAGCCGCGCCGCCGGCTGCAGCGAGCCCCACGCCCGGCTCGACGCGCTGCTGGCAATCATGGCCACCCTGGGCGATACCTGCGTGCTCTGGCGCGCCGGTACTGAAGGCCTGCAAACCGTGCAACAGGGCGCCCGGGCCGTGCTCGCCGAAGGCGGCAGCGCGACCCTGGCCGGACGGCGCCAACTGCGCCGGCTCGATGCGCAGCTGCTGCAACTGAATGCCTCACCGGGCGGCGCCGCCGATCTGTTGGCGGCCTGCCTGTTCCTCGACGCGGCCGGAGGCCTGTGA
- a CDS encoding MacB family efflux pump subunit, whose protein sequence is MSVAPGTLCPQGVEQQTALLQLRGVSRSFMAGDREFLALREIDLSIQAGELVAIIGASGSGKSTLMNILGCLDHASAGSYQVSGQETRDMDDEALAALRRDHFGFIFQRYHLLPHLDALRNVEIPAVYAGTPQGQRHERARELLTRLGLAGHLGHRPSQMSGGQQQRVSICRALMNGGQVILADEPTGALDTASGKEVMRILLELHAAGHTVILVTHDPKVAAHAERIIEVSDGQIVSDRRNRQDLEVPAEPAPAASEAPRPRRLVAGFGLFREAFAMAWIALVSHRMRTLLTMLGIIIGITSVVSISAIGEGAKGYVLRDIEAIGSNTIDIYPGSNFGDSRAKSIETLLPADVTALNQLYYVDSATPVIGRSLLVRYRNIDVDVQLNGVNERYFKVRNIRFDAGIPFSADDARRQAQVVVIDHNTRQRLFGEGVDPLGQVILLGSLPCTVIGVTAENKNLFAANNGLNVWLPYETAAGRVLGQRHLDSISVRIRDGVPSKRVEQEVNTLMLQRHGTKDFFTNNLDSIMQTVQKTSRSLTLLLSLIAVISLVVGGIGVMNIMLVSVTERTREIGIRMAVGARQSDIRQQFLVEAVMVCLIGGVIGIGLSYGIGSLFTLFVSQWQMVFSLGSVVTAFACSTLIGIVFGFVPARNAARLDPIEALARD, encoded by the coding sequence ATGAGCGTTGCACCGGGTACCCTGTGCCCCCAGGGCGTCGAGCAGCAGACGGCCTTGCTGCAGTTGCGCGGCGTCAGCCGCAGCTTCATGGCGGGCGACCGCGAGTTTTTGGCCCTGCGCGAGATCGACCTGAGCATCCAGGCCGGCGAGCTGGTGGCGATCATCGGCGCCTCGGGCTCGGGCAAGTCGACCCTGATGAACATCCTCGGCTGCCTGGACCACGCCAGCGCCGGCAGCTACCAGGTCAGCGGCCAGGAAACCCGCGACATGGACGACGAGGCCCTGGCGGCGCTGCGCCGTGACCACTTCGGGTTCATCTTCCAGCGCTACCACCTGCTGCCGCACCTGGATGCGCTGCGCAACGTCGAAATACCCGCGGTGTACGCCGGTACCCCCCAGGGCCAGCGCCATGAGCGGGCCCGCGAGTTGTTGACCCGGCTGGGCCTGGCCGGGCACCTGGGCCACCGGCCCAGCCAGATGTCCGGCGGCCAGCAGCAGCGGGTGAGCATCTGCCGGGCGCTGATGAACGGCGGCCAGGTGATCCTTGCCGACGAGCCCACCGGGGCCCTGGACACCGCCAGCGGCAAGGAGGTGATGCGCATTTTGCTGGAGCTGCACGCAGCGGGGCACACCGTGATTCTGGTGACCCACGATCCCAAGGTGGCAGCCCATGCCGAGCGCATCATCGAGGTCAGCGACGGGCAGATCGTCAGCGACCGGCGCAACCGCCAGGACCTGGAGGTGCCCGCAGAACCTGCGCCTGCTGCCAGCGAGGCGCCGCGGCCACGGCGCCTGGTGGCAGGCTTCGGGCTGTTCCGCGAAGCTTTTGCCATGGCCTGGATCGCCCTGGTGTCGCACCGCATGCGCACCCTGCTGACCATGCTCGGGATCATCATCGGCATCACCTCGGTGGTGTCGATCTCGGCCATCGGCGAGGGTGCCAAGGGCTACGTGCTGCGCGATATCGAGGCGATCGGCAGCAACACCATCGACATCTACCCGGGCAGCAACTTCGGCGACAGCCGGGCCAAGTCCATCGAAACCCTGCTGCCGGCGGACGTCACCGCGCTGAACCAGCTGTACTACGTCGACAGCGCCACCCCGGTGATCGGCCGCAGCCTGCTGGTGCGCTACCGCAACATCGACGTGGACGTGCAGCTCAACGGCGTCAACGAGCGCTACTTCAAGGTGCGCAACATCCGCTTCGATGCCGGCATCCCGTTCAGTGCCGACGATGCCCGGCGCCAGGCGCAGGTGGTGGTGATCGACCACAACACCCGCCAGCGCCTGTTCGGCGAGGGCGTCGACCCGCTCGGCCAGGTGATCCTGCTGGGCAGCCTGCCGTGCACGGTGATTGGCGTGACCGCCGAAAACAAGAACCTGTTCGCTGCCAACAACGGCCTGAACGTGTGGCTACCTTACGAGACCGCCGCCGGCCGCGTGCTCGGCCAGCGCCACCTGGACAGCATCAGCGTGCGCATTCGCGACGGCGTGCCGAGCAAGCGGGTGGAGCAGGAGGTCAACACGCTGATGCTGCAGCGCCATGGCACCAAGGATTTTTTCACCAACAACCTCGACAGCATCATGCAGACGGTGCAGAAGACCAGCCGTTCGCTGACCCTGCTGCTGTCGTTGATCGCGGTGATTTCGCTGGTGGTGGGGGGGATCGGGGTGATGAACATCATGCTGGTGTCGGTGACCGAGCGTACCCGCGAGATCGGCATTCGCATGGCGGTGGGGGCGCGCCAGTCGGACATTCGCCAGCAGTTTCTGGTGGAGGCGGTGATGGTGTGTTTGATCGGCGGGGTGATCGGGATCGGGCTGTCCTACGGCATCGGCTCGTTGTTCACCCTGTTCGTGTCGCAGTGGCAGATGGTGTTTTCGCTGGGGTCGGTGGTGACCGCGTTCGCCTGTTCGACGCTGATCGGCATCGTGTTTGGCTTCGTACCGGCACGCAATGCTGCCAGGCTCGACCCGATCGAGGCGTTGGCGCGGGATTGA
- the madL gene encoding malonate transporter subunit MadL: MIIYGVALLAVCTLAGVIVGDFLGVLLGVKSNVGGVGIAMILLICARLYMHRHGGMSKECEFGVGFWGAMYIPVVVAMAAQQNVVTALHGGPVALLGAVGAVLVCGLTIALISRSHRGEPLPALDAPPPTNAQAVPAGGR; encoded by the coding sequence ATGATCATCTATGGTGTGGCTCTGCTGGCGGTATGCACGCTTGCCGGCGTTATCGTCGGCGACTTCCTGGGCGTGCTGCTGGGTGTCAAATCCAATGTGGGCGGGGTGGGCATCGCCATGATCCTGCTGATCTGCGCGCGCCTGTACATGCATCGCCACGGCGGTATGAGCAAGGAGTGCGAGTTCGGCGTGGGCTTCTGGGGTGCCATGTACATCCCGGTGGTGGTGGCCATGGCCGCCCAGCAGAACGTGGTTACCGCCCTGCACGGCGGGCCGGTGGCACTGCTGGGCGCCGTGGGCGCGGTGCTGGTGTGCGGCTTGACCATCGCGCTGATCAGCCGCAGCCACCGCGGCGAGCCCCTGCCGGCGCTGGACGCACCGCCACCAACCAACGCGCAGGCCGTGCCTGCGGGAGGGCGCTGA